The Raphanus sativus cultivar WK10039 chromosome 6, ASM80110v3, whole genome shotgun sequence sequence taatcaaatttaaatgttaaaaataaatagacattaaATTCTTTCCTTCGATGTTTGGTCATTTAATGTATTAAAAATGTACCGtgattatttttatagaaaggaaaattgaaaaagaaagaTTGAAAAAGCAAAGATGAAGCCCGAGGAATTCCTGcaaattttacatatttgtatatataatgttGCAAAACATTTTGAGCAAAATCTGGTTGCATTCCCCCCCCCTCCCCTTTCTTTCTTCACTTTGCATACATAAAAAACTAGGTGtcttcctgcaccatgtgcagaactaaaagttttaaaatttaaatttattttaaaatataatttttgttaatttttgattttgttaatttttgattttattatttgcttacaatatataatcttaattcaatcatatgtaaaactttaatattaagatgtcaaaaaaaaactttaagattaaaaaaatattttttattcaatgtatatttagcaatatgtatttatatatttaaaattacaattttgaaatattctttaatttatatctttttgttaaaatatattaaatcaaattttgtaaatgcaagagaaaattttgttaagtgtataattatcaaaacataaaactaaataattctctaaaatttatggatattaaaaataaactaatagtattggattagaaaattacatttaaaaactgtataattttgaagaactgttttactaataataattataaaatagaattaaattttgaaaaattccaaaataatattatatttttatttataacattatattatttattgctatattaatatgatctatgagttattaccatattttaaaaacttactaaaaatacaaatcaacaataaatgtaaatgtccatgtcattatttaaagaaattttttttccaaaatgcatagtattttgaagaattgttttgtaataaaaattatatacttataaaatatagctaaataatatttcgaaattttaattattattatatttctatttaatttattatttattgttatattaattatgatatataagttattaccatattttaaaattttaccttaaatataaatcaatactaaatgtaaatatgtcataatgatctataagttattaccatatttttaaaaaattatcttaaatataaatcaatactaaatgtaaatatccatgtcataatttatttcaaGGCATGTAATCAATGTTAGTGtgccatgtcataatttttctttcaaaattaatatggtgatgacacatgtcaaaatcacttctcaaatatagattAGGGGATTCTAAAAGAGAAGATTATGCTTTTAATTCATCCCATTTGAATTTGTTTTGAGCTTAACATAGATTTAAGATCCATAAATAGGCTgaataaaattgaatataaaattatattatgttttataaacgTAAAATCAATTATGATGAggtataacaaaaacaaaacagactcaatttttaaaaaactaccACCATCaaatcactaaaataaaaacaacaataaacattatttaatatttcGTGTCATGTTTATtctttattaaatttgaaatgtaTTCTCAtactttgagaaaaaaaatcgCAAAATACATAgtaattttaaattgtaaacatgtcataattttagatattttgccCAAGGTATAGGGTtatcaccttttttttttttttggtcaaggTATAGAGTTATCACCTAGTTATAGAGAATTAAGTTGTACAGCCCAATTTATACACTAGTTCAGAAAGCCACCTAAAGGCCCAAAACGTTGTCTGGTCTTGACTGCATTTATCACTTTACGAAATTGcctttatactatataaaaatatcaataagaCCCTCTCAATGTGGATCCAAATCCTATCAGGTAAATTATTCCAGGCATAAACCAAATTATGACATCTGTTTAAAACGTAATGCTGTATAAAAGCctctccctccctctctctcagACTCTCACGACTCCAAAGCAAAAGGCTCcaagactctctctctctctctctatctctgaCTTTTCATCTCCCGCCGTGTCACCGTCGTTACATCACCGTCTCCAGCCACCGTGAGTTCTCTCTCTTTCCCGTAACTTCTCACTCTTTCGCGGTTAATCGTTGCAATATTAAGCATTTTTCCTCCGTTAATCTCGTTGAAAAGAAGAGCATTCTTCTTCGCGCGCGAACGTCGTCTAGGGTTTTCATTTGCGACTGATTCTTGGTACCGTTTTCGATTTTCTTGATGGTTACTCTATACTCTAAGTCGTTTGCGAACATTTAGCATTTTTCCTTATTAAACTCGTTGAAAAGAATCGCATAGTCACTGAGAATCCATGGATTCTTCTTCTGCTAACATTTTCTCGTAGAATCACTTTCTTCATCATTATTAacctattttttttctcttttcttggAGATCACGTTATCAATTCTTCATGATTCTCGTCCAGTTTTCATCCTGTTTCTGTTACATCATGACTTCCTTTTAACCTTCTCTAGACGTTAATCAAGATCTCGTGGTGGAAAATGGGAAGAGCGTTCGGGATAGAACTCGAGGGACCAGTGTATACTTGCAAATGGTGCGACACACATCTCGGAGTCCCCAGTGATCTCATCTCCAAGGAGACCGAGGTTTTCTCACAGCTTACATCTCATCTTTAACTTGACACTGCATTTTGACATGCCTCtgatgtttaattttcttttcagGATGGTTGCCTCGTATATGTGTTCAGTAGACTGTAAGTATTTATATGCGCTTCTCAGTTGTTTCATGTTGCTTGAGgatttttaaccaataatataTCCTTAATTTTGGTGGCAGCTTCAATACAATACTTCTGGCTGAAGCAAATGCTGACTTCCATGATATCTATTGTGTCGGTTGTTCCAATGACATCGGCCTTTATGGCGTAAGAGACTCAAATTCCACCAAAGCAAACTCCATTCTTCGTCAActttatttatgtatatctCATTGATTTTGTGGTTTCTTTCTCACAGGTAAGTGATCCAAATTGTTTCAGGGTTTTGAGGTAATGTGATATTTTTACTCTGTTATATCCTCTACATATAGAAAGGATTTCACTAATACAACAACAAACTAACAATATGTAGGAGCGAACTCCAAGGACCGGAAGGAAGCGATGATGAGGTTTAGGAGTTCGtatatgattaaataaaaaaaaagacaatgtgGAGTAGAATTCTATGTTCTTGATTTTCATATGCTTTGTATAGTGTCTGAATGGTGAATAGTCTCAAGAACAAATCGCATATTCTTCCTTTTGGTATTTTGATGacatttgaaagttttttttttctggaagtTTTTACTTTCACACTTCTTTTATGTGTACAAAGAAATTAGCTATCACTAATCACATGTGAACTGAGTCATTTGTTTGACTCCgttttgtgttattattttGTCTGGcacattctgttttttttttccttctgagATCGTCAGGTTCATTGATACCCAAGGAGGAGAATGAGACTGAATGTGTT is a genomic window containing:
- the LOC108806725 gene encoding protein yippee-like At3g55890, which translates into the protein MGRAFGIELEGPVYTCKWCDTHLGVPSDLISKETEDGCLVYVFSRLFNTILLAEANADFHDIYCVGCSNDIGLYGVSDPNCFRVLRSELQGPEGSDDEV